From Rubrivirga sp. SAORIC476, a single genomic window includes:
- the cysD gene encoding sulfate adenylyltransferase subunit CysD encodes MATERAYRTSHLRTLEAEAIYVMREVAAQFERPVLLFSGGKDSILMVHLARKAFHPGPIPFPLLHVDTGHNFPETIAFRDKLVAELGVRLEVASVQDAIDSGRVVEETGPEASRNGLQIVPLLDALNEHRYDAAFGGGRRDEEKARAKERFFSHRDRFGQWDPKNQRPELWNLYNGHKNVGETFRVFPLSNWTEMDVWQYIALENVDIPDLYFAHEREVFDRRGTLLAVTDFVIPQAHEVVQRQTIRFRTIGDATCTGAVESDAATLPEIIQEVAAARNTERGGRHDDKRSEAAMEDRKKQGYF; translated from the coding sequence ATGGCTACGGAACGCGCCTACCGCACGTCCCACCTCCGGACCCTCGAAGCTGAGGCGATCTACGTGATGCGCGAGGTCGCCGCTCAGTTCGAGCGACCCGTGCTTCTGTTCTCCGGCGGCAAGGACTCGATCCTGATGGTCCACCTCGCCCGCAAGGCGTTCCATCCGGGTCCGATCCCGTTCCCGCTGCTCCACGTGGACACCGGGCACAACTTCCCCGAGACGATCGCCTTCCGCGACAAGCTGGTCGCCGAGTTGGGCGTCCGGCTGGAGGTCGCGTCCGTGCAGGACGCCATCGACAGCGGGCGCGTGGTGGAGGAGACCGGTCCGGAGGCGAGCCGCAATGGCCTCCAGATCGTTCCGCTGCTGGACGCCCTCAACGAGCACCGCTACGACGCCGCGTTCGGCGGCGGGCGCCGCGACGAGGAGAAGGCCCGCGCCAAGGAGCGCTTCTTCTCCCACCGCGACCGCTTCGGGCAGTGGGACCCGAAGAACCAGCGCCCCGAGCTCTGGAACCTCTACAACGGCCACAAGAACGTCGGCGAGACGTTCCGGGTGTTCCCGCTCTCCAACTGGACGGAGATGGACGTCTGGCAGTACATCGCGCTGGAGAACGTCGACATCCCAGACCTCTACTTCGCCCACGAGCGCGAGGTGTTCGACCGCCGCGGCACGCTGCTCGCCGTGACCGACTTCGTGATCCCGCAGGCGCACGAGGTGGTCCAGCGCCAGACGATCCGCTTCCGGACCATCGGCGACGCGACCTGCACGGGCGCCGTCGAGAGCGACGCGGCGACGCTCCCCGAGATCATCCAGGAGGTTGCGGCGGCGCGCAACACCGAGCGCGGCGGGCGCCACGACGACAAGCGCTCCGAGGCCGCCATGGAGGACCGCAAGAAGCAGGGCTACTTCTAG
- a CDS encoding FtsW/RodA/SpoVE family cell cycle protein — protein MRPWYKNLDWVSLLLWVALVSIGLTAIYSATHGPAREFLLESVQQNFNRQLVLFGISAVALGIILLLPARFIVKLAPLAYVFCLGLLVAALAFGREINGAKSWLYIGGFGLQVAEIAKVGTVLAATAFLSRKEVRATQFGWNWAFFRTLLVFVVIVAIPMVLVVAQNDTGTGLVFAALVPVMLFWSGLVPLPWMALLFGGPAVVSYLAIVNPWWAAIFVVGATVGMVVWTRTRWMGVLMFVGVGLIGVTVWFGLNKVLEPHQVDRLVAFDDPEAFRYGAGFHVIQAKAAIGSGGVFGKGFTNGTQTQGAYIPENSTDFIFCVIGEEFGFLGTMTVLLLFAFLILRLAGLGVQAGFALPRLFIAGVTGIFLVHILINVGMTIGLMPVIGIPLPFISYGGSAILANTAMLAIALNLHARRDEFAVYS, from the coding sequence ATGCGTCCCTGGTACAAGAACCTCGACTGGGTGAGCCTGCTGCTGTGGGTGGCACTCGTCAGCATCGGGCTGACGGCCATCTACAGCGCGACCCACGGGCCGGCGCGGGAGTTCTTGCTGGAGTCGGTGCAGCAGAACTTCAACCGGCAGCTCGTGCTGTTCGGCATCTCGGCGGTGGCGCTCGGGATCATCCTGCTGCTGCCGGCGCGGTTCATCGTCAAGCTGGCGCCGCTGGCGTACGTGTTCTGCCTCGGGTTGCTCGTGGCCGCGCTCGCCTTCGGGCGCGAGATCAACGGCGCCAAGAGCTGGCTCTACATCGGCGGGTTCGGGTTGCAGGTGGCCGAGATCGCGAAGGTGGGCACGGTGCTCGCGGCGACGGCCTTCCTGTCGCGCAAGGAGGTGCGGGCGACGCAGTTCGGCTGGAACTGGGCCTTCTTCCGGACGCTGCTGGTCTTCGTCGTCATCGTGGCCATCCCGATGGTGCTCGTGGTGGCGCAGAACGACACGGGCACCGGGCTCGTGTTTGCCGCCCTCGTGCCGGTGATGCTGTTCTGGAGCGGCCTGGTGCCGCTGCCGTGGATGGCGTTGCTGTTCGGCGGCCCGGCGGTGGTGTCCTACCTCGCCATCGTGAACCCGTGGTGGGCGGCGATCTTCGTCGTCGGCGCGACCGTCGGCATGGTGGTCTGGACGCGGACGCGCTGGATGGGCGTGCTGATGTTCGTCGGTGTGGGGCTGATCGGGGTCACGGTGTGGTTCGGGCTCAACAAGGTCCTGGAGCCGCACCAGGTGGACCGCCTCGTGGCCTTCGACGACCCGGAGGCGTTCCGCTACGGGGCGGGCTTTCACGTCATCCAGGCGAAGGCGGCCATCGGCTCGGGCGGCGTCTTCGGGAAGGGCTTCACGAACGGCACCCAGACGCAGGGCGCCTACATCCCCGAGAACTCGACCGACTTCATCTTCTGCGTCATCGGCGAGGAGTTCGGCTTCCTCGGCACAATGACGGTGTTGCTGCTGTTCGCCTTCCTCATTCTGAGGCTGGCGGGGCTCGGCGTGCAGGCGGGCTTCGCGCTGCCGCGGCTGTTCATCGCCGGGGTGACGGGCATCTTCCTGGTCCACATCTTGATCAACGTGGGCATGACCATCGGGCTGATGCCGGTGATCGGCATCCCGCTGCCGTTCATCTCGTACGGCGGCTCGGCGATCCTGGCCAACACGGCCATGCTGGCCATCGCGCTCAACCTGCACGCCCGGCGCGACGAGTTCGCGGTGTACTCGTAG